DNA from Leucobacter aridicollis:
GGGCGGGAGATTTCCCTGCGGCAGCATGCCATACCCTCCGCCCGGGCCGGGGCGCGCCCAGATCGGCAGCCCGCTGTTCTCAAGGGCGTCGATGTCGCGCTTCACCGTGCGCAGGGACACCCCGTACTCCGCCGCGAGCCTGTCGGCGGTGACACCGCGCGCGCCGCTCCGGCGCAGCGATTCCGTCATGGCGTGCAGCCGCTCCGATCGCCTCATGGGCCCCTCCGATCACGTTGCTCAAATCATGACAGAAATGGTGACATGAGGGTGTCCCCACCCCGGGAGATGATCGATGCATGACATCACACACCGAGACCACCCCGATCATCCTCGTTCCCGGGCACTGGCTCGGCGCCTGGGCCTGGGACGAGGTCGTCGAACACCTCGCCGCCACCGGGTACCGCGCCAGCGCGCTCACGCTCCCTGGCCTCGATCCGGCAGATCAGGATCGCGCCAAGCGCATCCTCACCGACCAGGTTGCGGCGCTCGACACCGCGGTCCGAGCGTGCGGCGCTCCCGTCACCCTTGTCGCGCACAGCGGCGCGAACGGGCCGGTAACGACGCTGCTCGACCGCTCCCCCGAACTCGTGGAGCGGGTGGTCTGGGTCGACAGCGGACCCGCCTCCGACGGGTTGGCCTTCGCGCCGGACTTCCCCGAGGACCTCGCGGGGCTCCCGCTCCCCGACTTCGATGCGCTCGGCGAGCAGGCCAGCCTCGCTGGACTCAGCGAAGCCACGCTCGACAGGTTTCGCGAGCGCGCGGTCGCAGAACCCGCGGGGGTGCTGCGCGAGCCGGTGCGACTCGGCAACGATGCCCGGTACGAGGTGCCGACGACGTTCGTGTGCTGTTCCCTCCCGAGCGCGCAGGTGCGGGAGCTCGCGACCGCGGGCCACCCCATGTTCGCCGAGGTCCCGCGCTTTGCTGACGCCCGCTACGTCGACCTCGCGACCGGGCACTGGCCGATGTGGAGCCGCCCGCGCGAGCTCGCGGAGATCATCGCCGCAAAGGCTGGGGCGCGTCCCGCGAGATGACTTCCGCGAGTTGCGCGGGGTGAGTGAGATGTGGATGGTGTCCCGCATCCGGGATCGTCACCACCTCGGTGGCGGGGCGTTGCGCCAGGATGCCGGCGACGTCTGTGTCGAGCGGATCGCGTGCTCCGACGACGACCCGCAGCGGGCCGTCGTAGTGGAGGAGCGCATCCTGAAGGTCGGCTCGCCACCGGGACGAGGCTGCCTGGTCGAGCTGCGCTGCGACACGCTTCGCACCGCCACGCCTGAGGTCCATCACTGTCGACGCCAGCGAGACCTCTGCGCCAGTCGTGCCCGTCAGCCGTGTCGAGAGGCGTGCGGCACTCACTGTCCGGAGGTATCCCGCCACCATCCACCGGGGCGCCGCACGGAGCGCTGGGCGCGGTTGCAGGAAGAACGGCGAGACGAGCGTCAAAGATGACACGGCCGCAGGGTTCAGCTGGGCCGCGCGAAGGGCTGCGGCTGCACCGATCGAGTGCCCGACGAGATGAACACCTGCGCTCGGCATGACGGCCGGCAGCCACGTGTCCCAGTCGACAGCGCCCCGCCCACCGCTGAGACCGAGGCCAGGCAGGTCAACGACCGTTCCCGACAGACGATCAGCAACACCGGCCCACGTGTCCGCGTTGATGGGCAGGCCTGGGAAGACGAGCAGGCGCGGCTCCTCAGCCCCCAGTGCGAACGTGCGCACGCCGGCAGCGCTCGCAACGCGACGCCCCGTGCCAGCCGCTTCTCCGAACCGGTGAGCCGCAAGATAGTCGGCCCACCGTTCAAGCGACGCGAGGACGTTCGGATGGACGAGTCCGTGCCGCGCCGCAAGGGTCCGCGCCGATCCGGTCGGATACCGATCGGTCGACATGAACGACAGCGTCTCAGGGTCCGCCTTCGTCAGCCACCGCGGCAACCGCCGAATGGCGGACACGGGAAGCCGCAGTCGGGGCACTGCGACCTCGAGGTGGTGGCCGACGTGGGTGAGCAGGTCGCCGAGTGCCGGGGTATCCTCGTCGAGCACCCAGTAGGCCTGCCCAGCCGCGGCAGGGTCCCCAGCTGCCCGCTCCATGAACGCGGCGAGGTAGTCAACGGTAACCACGGGGAGAAACACATCACGACCCCCGGGAAGCGCCGCAATCTCGCCGCGATACAGCTGTCCGATTGTCGACGCGAGGCCGATAAGCTGATCCGATTCCCCGGAGACACTGTGCCCGATGACGCTCGACGGATTCAGCACCGTCCAGGGAATTCCCCGCTCGGTGGCGAGCGCCTGGAACACAGCGTCCGACTCCATCTTCGATCCCTCGTACGCGCCGGCCTCGACATACACCTTCGACCGATGGCGGTCACTCCAGGGTACGGATGCCGGATCCTGCCCTCCGACCCGGTACCCGGAGACGTGCAGCACCCGCTGGAGACGCGGCAGCTTGGCCGCGCACTCAAGGATTCGCTCGACGATCCCGACGTTCGCCTCGCGTGCCTCTTCAATGCTCATGCCGAAGCGATAGAGCCCCGCGCAGTTATGAATCTCGGTAATCGAACCGAACTGGCTGAGGCCGCCGGCGAACATCTCCGGCGCGGCGAAGTCGACGAGGGCAGTGCGAAGCTCACCGCGGGCTTCCCGTTCCCGCACCCAACGCTCGAGTGTGGATCCCGATTCCGCGGTTCGGACGGCAGCAACAACGCTCACCCCTGCACGCACGAGCTGGAGCACGAGGTGCTTCCCGACGAGGCCCGACGCCCCAAACACCAGCGCATGCCGAGACGTCGGCTCCGCACCGCTCACGCTCCGGCCACCTGACCGGTGCGCATCGCGATCATGTCGGCGAGGAGATCAGCGGTCGACTCAAGCGGCTGCGTCGTGCGCATGGCCCGGGACAGCACGACTGCCCCCTCTACTGCAGCAACGATTGCGGTTGCGAGCGACAGTGCGTCCGCGGCGCTCAGCCCCTCGGACTGCAACAGCCCCGCCGTCGGCTCGATCCAGGAGCTGAAAGCGCGCTCGCACGTCGCGCGAAGTCGATCGCTCTCGGCGCCCATCTCGAGCGTCACAACGGAGACTGGGCACCCCAGTCGGTAGTCGCTCTCGCTCACGATTGTGGCGACCGCGGCAATGACCGCCCGGACCGAGCCGGCGACGCTCCCCTCGGACTGTGCTGCCTCGCGCAGCAGCTCCTCAAACTGCGCCTGAGCGAGCTCGACGGCGGCGGCACCGAGGCCCTCCTTGCCGTCCGGGAAGTGAAAGTACATCGAGCCCTTCGGTGCCCCAGCATGCTCCGTGACAGCCGCAAGCCCGGTGCCGCTGTAGCCGTTGAGCTGGATGAGTTCAAGCATTGAATGGACGAGACGGGCTCGCGTTCGCTCCCCTTTGGAGAGCCCGTCCGCCGAGGAGGAAGCCGCCGCAACTAAGGCCCGGGCCACGCTGGAATCTGATTCAGTGGGTTGCATGATTCCATAATAGACCAGTCTATATATTTTCTTCACATACGTGTGCGCCAGGCCCGACCCGGACGAGCGACACGGCGGCGCTTTGCGGGCCCCGCGTCAGGGCCCGAAGACCAACCGGGTCACGAGTTCGTGCCGGTCGCGTGACTCGTCGCCCAGGGATGCGAGGAAGCCGGCGAGGCTCTCGGCAACGACCGTCGACTCCTCGAACTCCGGCTCCTCGCCGTACACAACGGCGCCGTCAGCGCGCACAGCCAAGTAGGCGTAGTGGCCGCGAACGCAGAGCAGGATCGGCACGTGCGCGCTCCAGAACTCCCGAACACGAGCGGCCTCGCGTTCAGTCGCCGCCACCTCAAGGCTAAGCGTTTCGAACGCGTTCCACGCGAAGGCGTCATCCGTTTGGCCACCGTAGTCAGCTAGGCTCAAGAACCACACCGCGTCGTCCGGAGCCGACAGCGAGGCGAAGGCCGAAACCCAGTCCACGAGACCGTCCGGCGCGCCAGCGAGCGGCCGGGGTATGGCCTCATCGCGCGGTCGGTGGGCGGGGGCGCTCACCCACCCCGATCCCGCCAGGTGAGCTATGGCCTCTGCTGCGGCATTCATCGTTCGAACAGTGTAAGGCACTCGCGACGCGTACCTACCGCTTACGTTGGCACCGCGGGCAGTAGTGGCTCGACCGCCCACCAAACGGGACGCGCTTGATCGCGGTGCCGCAGCGCGGGCATGCCTCTCCCCCCGCGCCCGTAGGCGTTCAGCGAGTGCGCGAAGTGCCCCCGCTGTCCTCGTGTGAGACATTCAAGTTGGATAGGGGCCATCGCATACCCGTCCAAGATCACTAACAAGTTGGCGTGTGGATGTCGTTGGCAACCCACACTCAGACCAGCGATGCCCGTCGCAACGCATCGCATCGCATGCGAGCACCGATCGGGTCCGCCACGGTATCGCTGATACGACCCAAGTACTTCAAGTCGTTTTGCAAGCTGCCTGTGGGCCTCGGATGGCTGGTCTTTCGCCGCCTGCTCCCGACAAGCCGATCCGCAACCAGCAAAGCGCCGAGCGCCTGAGACTGCACTGCCCCAACGTTGCCAGCTACTGGGCATGAAGTGCGCGTGTAATCGCTTCCTCGATCTTGTCCGCCCTCAAGACGGTAGACCCTTGCCCATTCGCGTAGTGGTGCATTCGAATGACGCGCTGGTGCGCTCCATCCCCAAGAACCAGATCGACGGCATCCGCGATGCGACGGTCGCGGCTCCTATGCGCCCCCGTCAACCAGTCGTGCGCCGCCTTCCCCATCCCGACGAGAACTGGTGGTTGGCCCCCTGTTCCAGCAAGACAAAGGCGTAGCTCCTCTTTCAATATCTCCGCACACCGAGCGACATGATCAACACCCACCTCCATGTCACTCTTGATCTTCGATTCGAGGTCCTGGGCATTCGGCGTCGCAACCAGCTTGAATACGTCGGTCATGTAAAACGCTGGAATCGGCGTACTGAATCGCCGGAGACTTTCCGCAAAAGACTTTGACAGGGTCGTATCCGGCCCGTGATTGTGAAAATTCGCCCAATCGGGAATCGTGGACGGGATATCAGTGCCACCCATGTTTATGCCGAAAAACACCACCCCAGTCGAGAACGGTTCCAGCGCGGTGAAGTCGGCTTCGTTGTCTGCAGTAATCGGTGCGAGTTCCTGCGTGGTTACCCCCCATCGGGACCACGACGCTATTTGCCCCATTCGCCACAAATTGGCATATTCCGGGTGCGTCAACGACAGATCACGTAGCCCTTGATAGATGGAAAACGGGATGCTCAGGGTGGGCATAGTAGCGAACCTTTCGTCTGCTGGAATGCTAAGGCGGATCTGATTTACCAGTCTCATGACAATTGGTCTGCGTGCGCAAGTGGGGTTTGATGCTCGTGTGGGTCGTCTCCCGGAGAAGGCTTGCTGACCTGAGCCGAGACCGGCCTGCTACAGGGCCACTGGGTCATCTGTTCGTATAGGGATCGGCTGCCCAGACGAGACGGATAAATCCGCGTCCTCGGGAGTAGTTCCAATCACCGTGCGGAGAAGGCGGGCATTGATCTCGTTGGGGTCCTCCAAAGCCTTGGAGCGGCAGTTCGCATTCCTTCTGCGTCGAACCGTTCTCGGCGCGAGGTCACAGATCACCAGGCGTAGGACATCGGAGCGACACCCGGGCCGGGCCAGATCTTGTCCAGCTCCGCCAGCGTTTCGGCGTCGAGCTCGATGCTCAGCGCGTCGACAGCAATTTCAAGCTGTTGTGTTGTCCGGGAGCCTGCGATGACCGTTGAGACAATCGGCTGGTGCAGCAGCCATGCCTGAGCGACTTCGGCCGAACTGTGCCCCAGCTTCGCGCACAGCGCTTCATATTCGGTCAACTGGTCGGACAGTGCCGCGTAGGCTTCGCTCTGCAGCGCACGGCGCTCGGTCTTCTCGCCCTCCCGGGGGCGCCCGGCCAGGACGCCCATCGCCAGCGGACTCCAGGGGATCAGCCCGATCCCGAAGTGCCCAAGCGCCGGGATAAGCTCCTGCTCAACCGCGCGATTGATGAGGTTGTAGCGACTCTGTTCGGACACGAGTCCGAGAATGCTGCGGTGATGAGCCGTCAGCTGGGCAGTGGCGACGTCCCAGCCTGCGAAGTTCGAGGAACCGACGTAAGTGATCTTGCCTTCGGCGACGAGCTGGTCCATAGCCTGCCAGATCTCCTCGAACGGTGTCGCACGGTCAACGTGGTGCATCTGGTAGAGGTCGATGTGGTCGGTCTGCAGCCGTCGCAGGCTGGCCTCGCAGGCGCGCTTGAGATGGTACGCCGAGAGCCGTCGGTCGTTTGGCCCGAGACCCATCGGCTGATAGGCCTTGGTCGCGAGCACGATATCGTCCCGATGGCCGGACTTCTTCAGCCAGCTTCCGACGATCTCCTCGGAGGTGCCGTAGCCCTGGGCCATGTCGGGCCTCTGAGGGCCTCCGTAAACGTCGGCGGTGTCGAAGAAGTTCACGCCGAGCTCGATCGCCCGATC
Protein-coding regions in this window:
- a CDS encoding aldo/keto reductase — protein: MQYRHLGRSGLLVSAIGLGCMNFGDATDEPEAFEIMDRAIELGVNFFDTADVYGGPQRPDMAQGYGTSEEIVGSWLKKSGHRDDIVLATKAYQPMGLGPNDRRLSAYHLKRACEASLRRLQTDHIDLYQMHHVDRATPFEEIWQAMDQLVAEGKITYVGSSNFAGWDVATAQLTAHHRSILGLVSEQSRYNLINRAVEQELIPALGHFGIGLIPWSPLAMGVLAGRPREGEKTERRALQSEAYAALSDQLTEYEALCAKLGHSSAEVAQAWLLHQPIVSTVIAGSRTTQQLEIAVDALSIELDAETLAELDKIWPGPGVAPMSYAW
- a CDS encoding TetR/AcrR family transcriptional regulator; the encoded protein is MLELIQLNGYSGTGLAAVTEHAGAPKGSMYFHFPDGKEGLGAAAVELAQAQFEELLREAAQSEGSVAGSVRAVIAAVATIVSESDYRLGCPVSVVTLEMGAESDRLRATCERAFSSWIEPTAGLLQSEGLSAADALSLATAIVAAVEGAVVLSRAMRTTQPLESTADLLADMIAMRTGQVAGA
- a CDS encoding alpha/beta fold hydrolase gives rise to the protein MSGAEPTSRHALVFGASGLVGKHLVLQLVRAGVSVVAAVRTAESGSTLERWVREREARGELRTALVDFAAPEMFAGGLSQFGSITEIHNCAGLYRFGMSIEEAREANVGIVERILECAAKLPRLQRVLHVSGYRVGGQDPASVPWSDRHRSKVYVEAGAYEGSKMESDAVFQALATERGIPWTVLNPSSVIGHSVSGESDQLIGLASTIGQLYRGEIAALPGGRDVFLPVVTVDYLAAFMERAAGDPAAAGQAYWVLDEDTPALGDLLTHVGHHLEVAVPRLRLPVSAIRRLPRWLTKADPETLSFMSTDRYPTGSARTLAARHGLVHPNVLASLERWADYLAAHRFGEAAGTGRRVASAAGVRTFALGAEEPRLLVFPGLPINADTWAGVADRLSGTVVDLPGLGLSGGRGAVDWDTWLPAVMPSAGVHLVGHSIGAAAALRAAQLNPAAVSSLTLVSPFFLQPRPALRAAPRWMVAGYLRTVSAARLSTRLTGTTGAEVSLASTVMDLRRGGAKRVAAQLDQAASSRWRADLQDALLHYDGPLRVVVGARDPLDTDVAGILAQRPATEVVTIPDAGHHPHLTHPAQLAEVISRDAPQPLRR
- a CDS encoding alpha/beta fold hydrolase, which translates into the protein MTSHTETTPIILVPGHWLGAWAWDEVVEHLAATGYRASALTLPGLDPADQDRAKRILTDQVAALDTAVRACGAPVTLVAHSGANGPVTTLLDRSPELVERVVWVDSGPASDGLAFAPDFPEDLAGLPLPDFDALGEQASLAGLSEATLDRFRERAVAEPAGVLREPVRLGNDARYEVPTTFVCCSLPSAQVRELATAGHPMFAEVPRFADARYVDLATGHWPMWSRPRELAEIIAAKAGARPAR